From the Cucumis sativus cultivar 9930 chromosome 5, Cucumber_9930_V3, whole genome shotgun sequence genome, the window GTCAAAACTGAGAGTGGCAGAAGGCGTTTTATTGCAGCATTGTCTTCAAACACAACGCTTTTCCAATAAAAAGACAGGCcgatttcaaaattttaactaaattggAAAGAACCCCTTACAGTATTGTGCAAAAATTGTACCACCATTACTAGTTGAACGAGGGTAGATAATTAACAGTGACACGTACCTCACAATGTTGCCGTGCTGCATTTCCTTCAACAGTGAAATTTCACGAATAGCTGTGCTTGGCACTCCCTCATCTTCTTGCTCCAAACGGATCTTCTTCAAAGCAATAGTCTCATTGGTGACACGATCGCGTGCCTTGTAAACTACACCATAAGTTCCTTCTCCAATCTTCTCAACTTTCTCATACTACGAAGCCAGCCCATATAGCGAATAAGATCgactaagaaaaaaatgaaaaaaacgaaaaagaaaaacaagcatttcaaatccaaaaaatcATCACTAACCTGTTCCATCGAGTCCAAGAAAAGTATCAAAGTTCTCAAAGCTTAAATCCTACAAACAACAAGACAAATAACGATGTAGATTTAGTGCAATACAGACCatataacattataaataacaaaatgatgataagaaagaaagaatgtcaGAAACAGCAATGGACACCACTGAAAAGGCGAAGAAAACAGATTCGCACAGGTCAAGGACCGGATCCGCGTTGAAATGGAGTCAACTCAGTCATAGTAGACTCGGTTGAACTCACTAGGACCACATTGGAAGCAAGCATTTCGAAAACATAGTTTAACATCGGAATTTCTCCAAAGAATCACTCGTTTTCACTTCATTCCTTTATCATCTTTCCATTCTTGGAATTCCAATTACCATTAGACAGAAAAAGCAAAGTACAGCAAAAGCATCTAGGaaccaaattaaagaaagaataacAGAGAGATGttgaatgaagaagatgaacaaaCCTGGTTGAATCAAAGCCGAACCCGTGGGAATCGGGGACGGTGTCGGAGCGGAGAGAGGCGCAGTAAAAATGGCGCCgcagaagaaagaagaagaagaagaagaggaagggaaggaaggaaggaaggagaGTGGGTATCTATGTAATTTCTCTTTGACTGaacttcttttcaaatttatttattaatcattttattgGCTATTATGATTATCATTTTTcgatttttaattatattttgctCCTAAAATCTCGAACTTATTAATATCTCCTTTTGTATTCATTCATACtttcaaatacaataatttaattttctctttaattggacaaatgctaaaaaaaaaacaaatgtacaGTGGTAGTTAGTAACTAATTTGTACATACATTTTCCAatctatataatttttatatgaacttcaaaaagtttatttacgtttgagttaaaattgaaactttgacatacaattataaatacatacgatattactttaaatattgtttatgaaaattaccAAGTAACAATCTACTTCTACAAGatatttattatcaattaattatttaaaaatacgtATAAGTTCAACCTAATTTGACTACTTAACCAATACATCAAAATGACCATAACTCAACAATAATTTGTATGACTTCTCATCTTATAAATGGAAGATTCAATCCGATCTCATAGCATTTTACTcaaaaatgtataaaagaaaatttaactaatataAGACTTGTggtatagaaaaaaaaggactTTCACACctattgtaatatatatatgtgttattgaaaattttgaatttagtttgaaatttgaaaaatcagTGTGCCGGAATTTAGCCatgaaagttaaaataaacatttactATTAAGTTGTGATTTTTGAGATTAAAAAGCTAATTTTGAAAGGGTAATTAAAAGTCTTAAGAGATGATATAATAAACCGTTTAAGcgccaaaatatatattaatatattaaattggaAACCACCTCACCATTTCACCTTTACTTGCCGTCTGGCACGTGCGAAGACCAATAAGGAAGAAGGGAGACAATTACTACTACCTAATTTGTctttaattcaaattcatttatttcgagaaaaaggagagatgtccaaaaatagaaaaatattgaaacaaaatggtatattttgtaaataatttttttcttatatttcatAGCaattccaaataataataaaacctttcgttcctttttttttaagggaTCATTTAGTCACTCTTAATTTTTAGTATTGAATTAAccttttttaatacaaaatgaagttcttgcaaattataatatttaactataaatatattataattcataaactaTAACTCAAGagttataatataattttaaattgatgttCATGGTCATTCAAATATATCTTTGTATTTCTTGTCATCtcaaaattatgatttaatcTTATATTTCattgtgattttattttatcttttcaattccaacaattttaaaagcttAAATTTAACTTATAGATATAGTACTAAAtctaatttgatttcattatttttaaagtttaactAAGTAACAGGTGAGTGTGTGCTATGATGAACCgttataaatcaaaatagactattataattgttgattAATATCATGATAAACACATATAATAATCTATCTTAGTTTGTTGTGACTCGTGATGGTATTACAAATAGATCATGATATtatacttatttataaatattttttattttttttaaggctGGTTTCATTCCATTATGATATGAAAATAATGCTCGAGAGTCGAGATAGTGGGCTGGACCAGAAATGATAGGCCCAGATGTGATGCCTTTAGGCCCactatttttcaactttcctTCTCGCTTTTTAATGCCgaagaatatttatttattttcacatTATTAGTTTTCCCATTTCCTTGTGATTTTTGGGGCTATTTATTTCTCTCACTCTCTTTATATGAATGTctctaccaaaattttaaataacagtaaaatagaagaagaagaagaaaagaaaataaagaaagttaTTATTGATGTAAACAATTCATATGCCATTTGCTTATGGCTATGGTCTCCTCGTGATATGGATGaaagttggtttttttttttttttgaatttccAGATATCTTTTACCCTAAATTACATTATTCCTTTCATGTATTTTTCTCCCACTTTAGaagcaataaaataaagaatgaagACAAAAAGGAATGTTGGTCTAGAAGAGCACAGGAAATCCTACTCCCGTGGTCAAAATCAATCATCATATACGATTGAAgctaagaagaaagaaacgtAGACTGGGCAGCCTTTTTTTAGATTAGTGATATTGTTTATCCTGAACAAACTTCAAAACCCGAAtcaagattttgaaatatttgcagaatttattatattatgatGTATCTATATTGCTAATTAACTATTACCAATGTTAAACTCCTATCATCGATATtgtttatcattaatagacttcaaaattttgaaatatttgaaaattcttttacattatgtTTATCATGAATagacttcaaaattttaaaatatttgaaaattcttttacattatgtTGTATCTACTAATTCATTATACATAATTGTTATAGTCGCAACTATCTctacaaataaataagaaagtaTATGCTTTGAAGTCTAACCTTGtttttaagtaaattaatagattttgtttgATCAAACTTTTCTAGTCAAACAATCAACAAGAAGTCCAATGTGGTCAATAAAATGGGCACTTCACATTTAAGTGCTTAAAAATGGCATTTTGAAGCATTTGAAATGCTTTGACAAGTCAATTCCAACTATAACCTTAATTTAAACGTTGCCCGAGAATGTAAAGCAAGAACAACGTCTTTTTCTTGCTTGAAGCAATATTTTTGGCTCAATCACCAATCAGAAGgattcttatttaatttctcgGCCAGGTGGGGAAAGCTTTCCCTTCAATTTTGACAACCTAACCACTTAGGGCAGAGAGaccaacaatataataaattcatgATAATACAATTAAAGAGTGGAGAGAATagagtttttcattttaacacagaaaaactaaaatttaatccATGCCAACTAACCTCAACAAGATCTTAGCTCATAAGATCTTTGGCAAATACTTaccaaaaagaatttaaaaaaaaaatacatccCTCATAGTAGCTTCAAATCTCCAACTTTTGTTtgagatagagagaaaaaaaacaattaattaatgtattgaGCAAACAATATGGTAATTTgtgatagaaatttaaatttggctaaatttctcctttttctagAGATATAATTGCCCACTGACATCCctctaaaacaaatttaaaaagggaagaaataTTCAGACATTCTCAGGGTATTTCATATGTGTAATCCCTTTCAAACATTTtccaagaaaaaacaaacctGTAGTTACAGAGAGAGTGCATTGGAAAGAAAGTTttaaagcaaaagcaaaaggTGAAAAGCTCTGGCCATCTAAAAGCCCACAACCAGACCGATCAATATCACCAAAGCAAACATgtataaagaagaaataggCTTGCTTTCCGAGGAGCTGTGGAAAAGAAAGATCATTGATTAGCAGAcgaaatttataagaaaaacagaaaattatgACGAGTAAGAACGGAGGCGGAGGAAACGAGGATAGAGTTCTATTGGAAGGAAGTAATGATCGGAACGAAGATGAAACGGTGTCTAAGCTCACCGTATCTACATTGCAAGCTAGAGAAGAGGAGattgagaggaagaaaatggaagtaaAAGAGAAGGTTGAACTTCAGTTAACCCGTGCAGAGGAAGAAGCCAAACGGTTGGCACAAATTTGGGAAGtaagttttataattaatcttTCACGAAACGCATGTAAACAGAGTACAAGGTTTTAGCCTCTTTTGATCGCAGAATTATAATGTAAATTCTTATATTGATTtgagttaatttatttatgaagaaacaaaagaattagTCTTATGTATGACAAAAGGTtcatgattttgaaaagaaaaaaaaaaagacgacTTGAAATCAATAGgatcaacaaaatttgttcCTGGAATAAAACTGTAACGGAGTGGAAAAAAAGAACTCGGAATTTCGGAATTATCACCAAAATTCTGTCTCCTCCTTTTCTCAGTtcattataaaatttcaatcttcttcattttaaattcaacaCACATTAAGTGGAAATGGATGAAACTAACTTTTTACAAAGTGGATAAAAAAGATTATGGGGAAACACCAAGAGCTATccacaaagaaaaagatagggAAACATTAGAATCTAGATTAATGTATTTATAGTTTAGTTTGAACATCCAAGTTCGTGTTAATTTTCATGAGATTCTGTAAAACTATAATTACACTTTTCATTTGGGTactctttccaaaatttatgGAAGACTGAaaagggattttttttaaaaaaaaactaaccatGTAGACTAATTGTTAGATTAATCAATAGTcatgaactaaatttaaacattttaagtgAACATGAACTGAACACATTAAAAGATACGagaactaaattaaaatttcaaccctaattaaaaaaaaacaacaattatcatagaattgaattttgagttctcggatatgaaataaaatctccaatgtagaaagaaatatgcatttttttaaaaaaatacatggaACATAACCAATGTTGTGGATGATCAAGGAGCTGGAGGTAATGGGAGATCCAATGGGTAAGGAAGTTGGTAATGTGCGAAAAAGAATTGACACAGTCAAGAGAGAACTGAAATCTCTGGGACAGATCTGCCAAAAGAAGGTGCTGCTTCTTCCTCAAtgaaaataattcttttgattcatCTTATCAAGATTTCGTCTTCATTTGTCTAATTTTTTCAAAGCTAGATTTCTATTGATTTTATAACGCAAGTTTCAGGTATTAAAGGAAGATagaagttgattttttttttttttctaacaggaaaaagaatacaaggaaGTCCAGGATATATTCAACGAAAAAAGCAATGAGAAAGCTCAGCTGCTCGCTACACTAATGGAGGTATATAATTCTATAAAATCATTTGTaaattttcctatattttattggcaacaaaaatattttcttaaattatccATTTGTGCATATGGTCATGATCTTATCAGCTGTTGGGGCAGAGTGAGAAATGGAGGATGAAAAAGCTCGAGGAATTGAATAAGAATATAGAATCAATGAACTGAACGATGAGTACATTAAACGAAGAAGGAATATATGAATGAGTATAATTGTTTCTTGtcatttgtttttaagtttgtatttttaaagTGTTTAATGATAAACATTGAGGCTATTATATTTCACTATGAAAGACTAGCAGAGAGTGCTCTATTCAATATCATAATTAGTATCAACAATATCGTAAATATCGTTATCCACATCGACTAGCTCGGTCTTTGGTCtttgaaagatttgaattttcagTCAACTACAAATtctaaaagttattatttttccttccaaTTGTCATGACGTGACAACATGATACTAAACTAACAAAAACTTAGCTCAAGTAGCACTTGTATGTATATGAGGACACAAAGTTCCAGATTCATAAAATTGTCACAACATAATTGGAATTTTGAAGAACATTTATAAAgagtaaataacaaaataaagaaccTCATAGCAACTGGCATAGTGTTCATAGgcataacttttaaaatccCCAAAACactatttgatatttgatatgAGTTTCTATGTTTTATCATCTACATTTCTAACAATGTTTTCAGGATACATgctaagttttgaaaactaaaataaaagtagtattttaaaacttgtttttttaaaaaaaaaaattggataaggATTCAAGGATGGATGATGGATGGGTGAGTGCAaggataaaattttatttaaataaaaaagccCAGGATGGATGAATGAGTGTAAGGATAAAGTTTTTCTCTGCCCCAAGCAAATTAATCGGATGGTCCATAGgctataacaaaaaaatatgcaaagatattgaagaaaaaagaactatcaatttttttctccttcttttaAACAATCCATTAAGCATTTAGTGAGAAATTGAGACCTTAAATCATGGGCTGGATAAAAGGATATGATGACACGGACCACATTCAGGCTGAAAAAGGCTCTCAAATCATATGAACGAAGGGATGACTTACAAAATACGTTAGAGAAACCATCAGTCAGGTAGACGAAGCTGTTTGTACTCTGCCAAAAGCTTAGGGATATCGTCCATACGTAACTGtgaatttaagaataaaaataagatataCTATGACTACAAATTCAGTGGTAAAAAAGATGTTTGCACAACAAACTTGGATAGAATCAGAAGAAACAAATACTAGTAGGAATTGTGTGAGGTGTAAATGCTTAGAAACCAATAATTTTGTACAATTAAAAGTCAAGTTAGAGTCCGTTTCAGTCACTTGATTTATGAACAATACCtgttaatttaacttcataGCTCATATCTTTATACTAactgagaaaataaaagaatctaCACGTAGAGCTCGAGGCAAGACTAGGCAAAAGTCCATTGTATTGGAGAATTTTAAGAGCTATTCCCTACACCTATCAAGAAAACCAAACAGTGGTATATTGGAGGTGGGGTGGCAGGGGGAAGGCTGGAAATATTTTGACAGAGTGCGTCCCAACCTAAGGTTTGGTAGAATTTGAAGTCTAACTTCCAAGTTGTTTAAACATTCTTGTCTTGTAATTTGGAAGTGAAAGTCATG encodes:
- the LOC101217540 gene encoding uncharacterized protein LOC101217540, which translates into the protein MTSKNGGGGNEDRVLLEGSNDRNEDETVSKLTVSTLQAREEEIERKKMEVKEKVELQLTRAEEEAKRLAQIWEELEVMGDPMGKEVGNVRKRIDTVKRELKSLGQICQKKEKEYKEVQDIFNEKSNEKAQLLATLMELLGQSEKWRMKKLEELNKNIESMN